A region of Vigna radiata var. radiata cultivar VC1973A chromosome 10, Vradiata_ver6, whole genome shotgun sequence DNA encodes the following proteins:
- the LOC106774395 gene encoding probable aldo-keto reductase 1 has protein sequence MANIPRVKLGSQGLEVSKLGFGCMGLTGVYNDPVPEEVGISIIKYAFSKGITFFDTSDVYGPRINEVLVGKALRDLPRDQIQIATKFGIVKIVSNNVIVDGSPEYVRSCCEGSLQRLGVSYIDLYYQHRVDTSVPIEDTMGELKKLVEEGKIRYIGLSEASPDTIRRAHAVHPITAVQMEWSLWTREIEQDIVPLCRELGIGIVPYSPLGRGFFGGKAVTESIPANSFLAFQPRLQGENFDKNKIIYSRIEKLAEKHGCTSSQLALAWILGQGDDVVPIPGTTKIKNLDSNIGSFEVKLSKDDIDEITDAVPISEVAGNRTTDAFFRCSWKFADTPPKP, from the exons ATGGCAAATATTCCTCGAGTGAAGCTTGGAAGCCAAGGCCTGGAG GTTTCTAAGTTAGGATTTGGGTGTATGGGTCTAACTGGAGTGTACAATGATCCTGTTCCTGAAGAGGTTGGCATCTCTATAATCAAATACGCATTCAGCAAAGGGATCACTTTCTTTGATACTTCAGATGTTTATGGACCACGAATCAATGAAGTTTTGGTCGGAAAG GCGCTCAGGGACTTGCCTCGAGATCAGATTCAGATTGCCACAAAGTTTGGGATCGTCAAAATCGTTTCTAATAATGTGATAGTGGACGGTTCTCCTGAATACGTTCGATCCTGTTGCGAGGGTAGCCTCCAACGCCTTGGTGTCAGCTACATTGATCTGTATTATCAGCACCGTGTTGACACCTCAGTACCAATTGAGGACACT aTGGGTGAGCTCAAAAAGCTGGTCGAAGAGGGAAAGATAAGGTACATAGGATTGTCGGAAGCAAGCCCTGACACAATTAGGAGGGCACATGCTGTTCATCCCATCACTGCTGTGCAAATGGAGTGGTCCCTTTGGACTCGTGAAATTGAGCAAGATATTGTTCCACTTTGCAG GGAGCTTGGAATTGGAATAGTGCCATATAGTCCCCTTGGCCGTGGATTTTTTGGTGGCAAGGCTGTCACGGAAAGTATACCTGCAAACAGTTTTCTG GCATTCCAACCAAGGTTACAAGGGGAGAACtttgacaaaaacaaaatcatatattctAGGATAGAAAAGTTGGCAGAGAAGCACGGATGTACATCTTCACAACTTGCTCTCGCATGGATTCTTGGTCAAGGAGATGATGTAGTACCCATCCCCG GAACAACCAAGATAAAAAATCTTGATAGTAATATTGGTTCATTTGAAGTGAAGCTGAGCAAAGATGATATAGACGAGATAACAGATGCTGTACCAATATCTGAGGTAGCAGGGAATCGCACTACTGATGCATTTTTTAGATGTTCATGGAAGTTTGCTGATACCCCACCAAAACCATAA
- the LOC106775473 gene encoding probable aldo-keto reductase 1, producing MADIPRVKLGSQGLEVSKLGYGCMGLTGVYNDPVPEEVGISLIKYAFSKGITFFDTSDIYGPHANEVLVGKALSDLPRDQVQIATKFGIVEIVSDNVIVNGSPEYVRSCCEGSLQRLGVSYIDLYYQHRVDTTVPIEDTMGELKKLVQEGKIRYIGLSEASPDTIRRAHAVHPITALQMEWSLWSREIEQEIVPLCRELGIGLVPYSPIGRGFFGGKAIVESVPADSFLAIQPRLQGENFDKNKILYSRIEKLAEKYGCTPSQLALAWILHQGDDLAPIPGTTKIKNLDSNISSCEVKLSENDLREITDAVPISEVAGDWTTDTFVRCSWKFANTPPKA from the exons ATGGCAGATATTCCTCGAGTGAAGCTTGGAAGTCAAGGTCTTGAG GTTTCTAAGCTGGGATATGGGTGTATGGGTCTGACCGGAGTGTACAACGATCCTGTCCCCGAAGAGGTTGGCATATCTTTGATCAAATATGCATTCAGTAAAGGGATCACTTTCTTTGACACATCAGATATTTATGGACCCCATGCCAATGAAGTTTTGGTCGGAAAG GCGCTCAGCGACTTGCCTCGAGATCAGGTTCAGATTGCCACAAAGTTTGGGATCGTCGAAATTGTTTCTGATAATGTGATAGTGAACGGTTCTCCTGAATATGTTCGATCATGTTGCGAGGGTAGCCTTCAACGCCTTGGTGTCAGCTACATTGATCTGTATTATCAGCACCGTGTTGACACCACAGTACCAATCGAGGACACT ATGGGTGAGCTCAAAAAGCTGGTCCAAGAGGGAAAGATAAGATACATAGGATTGTCGGAAGCAAGCCCTGACACTATTAGGAGGGCACATGCTGTTCATCCCATCACTGCTCTGCAAATGGAGTGGTCCCTCTGGAGTCGTGAAATTGAGCAAGAAATTGTCCCACTTTGCAG GGAGCTTGGAATTGGATTAGTACCATACAGTCCCATTGGCCGTGGATTTTTTGGTGGGAAGGCTATTGTGGAAAGTGTGCCTGCAGACAGTTTTCTG GCAATTCAACCAAGGTTACAAGGGGAGAACTTTGACAAGAACAAAATCTTATATTCCAGGATAGAGAAGTTGGCTGAGAAGTATGGATGTACACCTTCACAGCTTGCTCTTGCATGGATTCTTCATCAAGGAGATGACTTGGCACCAATCCCAG GAACGACTAAGATAAAAAATCTTGATAGTAATATCAGTTCATGTGAAGTGAAGCTGAGCGAAAATGATTTGAGGGAGATTACAGATGCTGTACCAATATCTGAGGTGGCTGGAGATTGGACTACTGATACATTTGTTAGATGTTCATGGAAGTTTGCTAATACTCCACCAAAAGCATAG
- the LOC106775324 gene encoding probable aldo-keto reductase 1 has product MAQIVKIPRVKLGTQGLEVSKLGYGCMGLTGIYNDPLRDEEGISVIKHAFDQGITFFDTSDIYGVDHANEILVGKALKQLPREKIQIATKFGITKIDSSGMFVKGTPEYVRSCCEGSLKRLGVEYIDLYYQHRVDLSVPIEDTVGELKKLVEEGKVRYIGLSEASPDTIRRAHAVHPITAVQMEWSLWTRDIEEEIVPLCREFGIGIVPYSPLGRGFFGGKGVLETVSTVSSLMAHPRFQTENLDKNKRLYEKIERLAAKHHCTPSQLALAWMLHQGNDVAPIPGTTKIKNLVQNIGGVSLKLAESELREISEAVPIDGVAGNRHYYGSASFAWTVANTPPRDPRV; this is encoded by the exons ATGGCGCAGATTGTGAAAATTCCTCGTGTGAAACTTGGAACTCAAGGCCTTGag GTTTCGAAGTTGGGATACGGTTGTATGGGTCTCACTGGAATTTACAATGATCCACTTCGGGACGAGGAAGGCATATCTGTTATTAAACATGCATTCGATCAAGGAATCACTTTCTTTGACACTTCTGATATTTATGGTGTCGACCATGCTAACGAAATTTTAGTCGGAAAG GCTCTGAAGCAGCTTCCAAGAGAAAAGATCCAAATAGCTACCAAATTTGGCATAACAAAGATTGATTCTTCTGGAATGTTTGTTAAGGGTACACCAGAGTACGTGCGGTCATGCTGTGAAGGCAGCTTGAAACGTCTTGGTGTTGAGTACATTGATCTCTATTATCAGCACAGAGTGGACTTATCAGTACCAATAGAAGATACA GTAGGTGAACTCAAGAAACTGGTGGAAGAGGGGAAAGTGAGGTATATTGGATTATCTGAAGCAAGTCCAGATACTATAAGAAGAGCACATGCTGTTCATCCCATCACTGCTGTTCAAATGGAGTGGTCCCTTTGGACTCGTGACATTGAGGAGGAGATAGTTCCTCTCTGCAG GGAGTTTGGCATTGGAATTGTACCATACAGCCCTCTTGGTCGAGGTTTCTTTGGTGGCAAAGGAGTTCTGGAAACCGTATCAACTGTTAGCTCCCTG ATGGCACATCCACGCTTCCAAACTGAGAACCTGGACAAGAACAAAAGATTGTATGAGAAAATAGAAAGACTTGCTGCGAAACACCACTGCACTCCGTCACAGTTGGCATTAGCATGGATGCTCCACCAAGGCAATGATGTTGCGCCTATTCCTG GCACTACTAAGATTAAGAACCTGGTTCAAAATATCGGTGGGGTATCATTGAAATTAGCAGAAAGTGAGTTGAGAGAAATTTCTGAGGCAGTTCCCATTGATGGCGTAGCAGGGAATCGACACTACTATGGATCGGCTAGTTTTGCGTGGACGGTTGCTAATACACCTCCAAGAGATCCCAGGGTCTAA